One window of Corynebacterium sp. P3-F1 genomic DNA carries:
- a CDS encoding rhomboid family intramembrane serine protease gives MSYNPYSSASSSAQNAWNQQPNPFGKPGYAGGQVQPMGQPAPPRQGRRRAQAKVGLAYAIGYIIVIWAVHLVSVFVFGGDLVYFGIHPLEPASLPFIFTSPILHVNFEHLISNTVPGAIFAFLVGYSGHRVFWEVTAFVVVVGGLGTWVLGGPGTNHVGASMLVYGWLAYLLVRGIFNRSASQIALGLLLGLMYSGLIWGVLPIDAGVSWQAHLFGAIGGVAAGVVITSDDPPALQARKAVKRQKKLAG, from the coding sequence ATGAGCTATAACCCGTATTCTTCAGCCTCTTCTTCGGCGCAGAACGCCTGGAATCAGCAGCCGAACCCTTTTGGGAAACCTGGTTATGCTGGAGGCCAGGTGCAGCCGATGGGGCAGCCGGCGCCGCCGCGGCAAGGTCGCCGTCGGGCGCAGGCCAAGGTCGGTCTGGCCTACGCCATCGGTTACATCATCGTCATTTGGGCGGTGCACTTGGTCAGCGTGTTCGTATTCGGCGGCGATTTGGTGTATTTCGGCATTCACCCACTGGAGCCGGCATCCCTGCCGTTCATTTTCACGTCGCCCATCCTGCACGTTAATTTTGAACACCTGATTTCGAACACGGTGCCGGGCGCGATTTTTGCGTTCTTGGTCGGGTACTCGGGGCATCGGGTGTTTTGGGAGGTGACTGCCTTCGTCGTTGTTGTCGGAGGTTTGGGTACATGGGTTCTTGGTGGTCCGGGAACGAACCACGTCGGCGCCTCCATGCTCGTCTACGGCTGGCTGGCATACTTGCTTGTCCGCGGCATTTTCAACAGGTCTGCTTCCCAGATTGCGTTGGGCCTGCTGCTGGGTCTGATGTATTCCGGCTTGATCTGGGGTGTGCTCCCGATCGATGCGGGAGTCAGCTGGCAGGCTCACTTGTTCGGGGCCATCGGGGGTGTGGCGGCCGGTGTTGTGATCACCTCGGATGATCCGCCGGCGTTGCAGGCGCGAAAAGCGGTGAAGCGGCAGAAGAAGCTCGCGGGGTGA
- a CDS encoding P1 family peptidase: protein MAGGDAVKPTATFDIPGIRVGHVSLGDTGVTALVSADPGGMVGAVDVRGGGPGTRETDLLDPHNTVQRVSAVVLSGGSAFGLAAADGAMRELESRGHGFAVFGEDVPGPRVPIVPAAVIFDLIIGDPSHRPGSADGAAAVTAALDGGTSGEMHSMCLSGSVGAGCGATAGVLRGGVGVAQTAVNAGEENEFSVAALVVANPLGSVIDPETGRFYGDATRPPVDVTRFGELERPAPKLNTTIGVIATDCPLPQSQLKRLAMTGHDGIARAVRPSHSPLDGDTLFAVSTAGADTYGAHSPADADPEFYYALCDASTRCVEAAIVDAVMSAKPDYNVVAWSDIAVNAH from the coding sequence GTGGCCGGAGGTGACGCGGTGAAGCCGACTGCGACATTCGACATCCCCGGTATTCGTGTCGGCCATGTCTCCCTCGGCGACACTGGCGTGACAGCGCTAGTCTCCGCCGACCCAGGCGGGATGGTCGGTGCCGTCGATGTGCGCGGCGGCGGCCCCGGGACACGGGAAACGGACTTGCTTGACCCGCATAACACGGTTCAACGCGTCAGCGCGGTCGTGCTGTCGGGTGGCTCCGCGTTCGGTTTGGCGGCGGCCGATGGCGCCATGCGTGAGTTAGAGTCCCGCGGGCACGGCTTCGCAGTGTTCGGGGAAGACGTTCCCGGGCCCCGTGTCCCGATCGTTCCTGCAGCTGTCATCTTCGACCTGATCATCGGTGACCCGTCTCACCGGCCTGGGTCAGCCGATGGGGCAGCGGCAGTCACAGCGGCGCTCGACGGTGGCACTTCAGGTGAGATGCACAGCATGTGCTTGAGCGGCAGCGTCGGTGCCGGATGCGGCGCAACAGCTGGGGTCCTGCGCGGCGGAGTCGGAGTCGCTCAAACGGCGGTCAACGCTGGGGAAGAAAACGAGTTCTCCGTCGCCGCTCTCGTGGTGGCGAACCCGTTGGGCAGCGTGATCGATCCGGAGACCGGGCGATTCTACGGTGATGCCACGCGGCCTCCGGTGGACGTGACTCGGTTCGGCGAGCTGGAGCGCCCAGCTCCGAAGCTAAACACCACGATCGGCGTGATCGCCACCGACTGTCCGTTGCCGCAGTCCCAGTTGAAGCGGCTGGCTATGACCGGCCACGACGGAATCGCCCGCGCGGTACGCCCCTCCCATTCTCCATTAGACGGGGACACGCTGTTTGCCGTCTCCACCGCCGGCGCAGACACGTACGGCGCGCACAGCCCCGCCGATGCTGATCCGGAGTTCTACTATGCCCTGTGCGATGCCTCCACCCGTTGCGTGGAGGCCGCCATCGTGGACGCGGTGATGTCCGCTAAGCCGGATTACAACGTCGTGGCATGGAGCGACATCGCAGTAAACGCGCATTAA
- a CDS encoding DUF2017 domain-containing protein has protein sequence MQPWRRKKGLMRAPRYSTVFDPMEREVIGDLTATVSETLIQRAQSAPKDELAAMMDMPSGHTEAPQDPSLARLLPDFEREGDEEFDGDNSLLRSLHETDIIKAKLSNLQVINEALGPTGGVAVTIEEEDAHRVIAALNDMRLYVASAETQNEAAEQDRDNLVEWLAFCQDSLLQALLGE, from the coding sequence ATGCAGCCGTGGCGGCGGAAGAAGGGGCTTATGCGCGCCCCGCGTTACAGCACCGTGTTCGACCCGATGGAGCGCGAAGTCATTGGTGATCTGACAGCCACGGTGTCTGAGACGCTGATCCAACGGGCTCAGTCCGCTCCCAAAGACGAGCTGGCAGCGATGATGGACATGCCGTCCGGCCATACCGAGGCTCCGCAGGATCCGTCGCTGGCTCGACTCCTCCCGGATTTTGAGCGCGAGGGGGATGAGGAATTCGACGGGGATAATTCGCTCCTGCGCAGCCTGCATGAAACTGACATCATTAAGGCGAAATTGAGCAACCTGCAGGTGATCAACGAAGCGCTGGGTCCCACCGGTGGTGTCGCTGTCACCATCGAGGAAGAGGACGCGCACCGGGTCATCGCAGCTTTGAACGATATGCGTCTGTACGTCGCGTCCGCAGAGACCCAGAACGAAGCTGCTGAGCAGGACCGCGACAACCTCGTTGAGTGGTTGGCGTTCTGTCAGGACTCGCTGCTGCAGGCGTTGCTGGGGGAGTAG
- the clpS gene encoding ATP-dependent Clp protease adapter ClpS — protein MTGVTREIRMGSPMATPELDEEIDVDVDVAENLPWMCIVWDDPVNLQSYVTYVFQTVLGYSRKRAQELMMQVHTEGKAVVSSGEKDKVEGDVKKLHTAGLWATMQQAG, from the coding sequence ATGACTGGTGTCACACGCGAGATTCGCATGGGCTCCCCCATGGCTACGCCTGAGCTCGACGAGGAGATCGACGTCGATGTCGATGTCGCCGAGAACCTGCCCTGGATGTGCATTGTGTGGGACGACCCGGTGAACCTGCAGAGCTACGTCACGTACGTCTTCCAGACGGTGCTGGGCTATAGCCGTAAGCGAGCGCAGGAATTGATGATGCAGGTGCACACCGAGGGCAAAGCAGTCGTCTCCTCGGGGGAGAAGGACAAGGTCGAAGGCGATGTGAAGAAACTTCACACCGCCGGCCTGTGGGCCACAATGCAGCAGGCCGGTTAA
- a CDS encoding nicotinate phosphoribosyltransferase, with translation MTTQEADIQFSDHQTSTAFLTDMYELTMLDASMKDGTFSRECVFEVFARKLQHERRYGVVAGTGRLIEAVRKFRFTEEQISTADFLSEKTKDFLRNYRFSGQIDGYQEGELYFPYSPILTVRGTFAECCILETVILSILNSDSAVATAASRMVTAADGRPIMEMGSRRTNEQAAVTSARAAYIAGFQSTSNMEASLRYGIPAAGTAAHAWTLLHTNPDGTPNEKAAFQAQIDSLGVSTTLLVDTYDITQGVANAIEVAGPELGGIRLDSGDLGIMSRRVRAQLDSLGAYNTKIIVSSDLDEFAIAGLRGDPVDGFGVGTSVVTGSGAPTAGMVYKLVEVDGVPVAKRSSGKQMKGGAKGAVRTYRGSGVAVDEIVYPLSNPPENPTALDYRQLVVPLMRDGEIVDGQEDLEASREHLAKQRETLPWEGLSLSRDEPAVRTRLVGFPGE, from the coding sequence ATGACTACGCAAGAGGCGGACATTCAGTTCAGCGATCACCAGACCTCCACCGCGTTTCTGACGGACATGTACGAGCTGACCATGCTCGATGCCTCGATGAAGGACGGCACCTTTTCCCGGGAGTGCGTTTTCGAGGTCTTCGCCCGCAAGCTGCAGCACGAACGCCGCTACGGCGTGGTCGCGGGAACAGGCCGCCTCATTGAAGCCGTACGCAAATTCCGCTTCACGGAGGAGCAGATCTCCACCGCAGATTTCCTGAGCGAGAAAACAAAGGATTTTCTCCGCAACTACCGCTTCAGCGGGCAGATCGATGGCTACCAGGAAGGCGAGCTGTACTTCCCCTACTCCCCGATCCTGACGGTGCGGGGCACGTTCGCCGAGTGCTGCATTCTTGAAACAGTCATCCTGTCCATCCTCAACTCCGATTCCGCTGTAGCCACTGCCGCATCCCGCATGGTCACCGCTGCGGACGGCCGGCCCATCATGGAGATGGGTTCGCGCCGCACCAACGAACAGGCCGCGGTGACTTCCGCCCGCGCCGCCTACATCGCGGGTTTCCAGTCCACCTCGAACATGGAAGCGAGCTTGCGCTACGGCATTCCAGCTGCCGGCACGGCAGCGCACGCGTGGACATTGCTGCACACGAATCCGGATGGCACCCCGAACGAGAAAGCCGCGTTCCAGGCACAGATCGATTCGCTCGGTGTGTCCACGACCTTGCTGGTGGACACCTACGACATCACGCAGGGCGTGGCCAACGCGATCGAGGTGGCCGGGCCTGAGCTCGGCGGAATCCGCCTCGACTCGGGTGATCTTGGCATCATGTCGCGCCGCGTACGCGCGCAGCTCGACAGCTTGGGTGCGTACAACACCAAGATCATCGTCTCCAGCGACCTCGACGAATTCGCCATCGCCGGTCTGCGCGGCGACCCGGTGGACGGGTTCGGCGTGGGCACTTCCGTGGTCACGGGCTCCGGCGCACCGACTGCGGGCATGGTGTACAAACTCGTCGAAGTCGACGGGGTACCTGTGGCAAAGCGCTCGTCGGGCAAGCAGATGAAGGGTGGTGCGAAGGGGGCAGTGCGCACCTACCGCGGTTCCGGAGTGGCCGTGGACGAGATTGTTTACCCACTGTCCAACCCGCCGGAGAATCCGACTGCGCTGGATTACCGCCAGCTCGTTGTCCCGCTCATGCGCGACGGAGAGATCGTCGACGGACAGGAGGACCTCGAGGCATCCCGCGAGCACTTGGCTAAACAGCGCGAAACCTTGCCGTGGGAAGGCCTGTCCCTGTCCCGCGATGAACCGGCTGTGCGCACGCGCCTGGTCGGTTTCCCTGGAGAGTGA
- a CDS encoding ATP-dependent DNA helicase, producing the protein MTGTEPEQDRPLSLSTEELLDAAIDSLGGSRRSGQMAMAEAVSHALETERHLAVQAGTGTGKSLAYLVPAIRYAQSTDTTVIVSTATLALQRQLVDRDLPRLVEALEPLLPRTPTFAIQKGRSNYLCLNKLTVEQEAPEALMDTEDVSWLGRHIKRVHEWADETGTGDRDELEPGVPDAAWRQVSVTATECVGATRCPHGEECFAEAARRRTQDVDVVVTNHALLAIDAMSDANILPDHDVVIIDEAHELDGRVTSVATNELSARALTLAARRAGKLKAKTEQSKLEELIDDFSAVLDLESPGRWETISDPARASFVAVRDALWRTRETIARGPEGESTNAPETFAERENLKNHLTELHDSLVRILEVFDEEDPAKHFDVVWLTRSERYGDSVAVAPLSVSALLRERLFSEQTVVLASATLAVGGNFRAMAANWGLPDGSWDSLDAGTPFDPRTSGILYIAKHLPPPGRDGLHPATLEEMAELITAAGGRTLGLFSSKRAAVEAAEALRTRLPFDILVQGDDSIGALVKEFTNNENSCLFGTLTLWQGVDVPGSSLSQVIIDRIPFPRPDDPLLQARSNAADAAGRSGFMEVSATHAALLLAQGTGRLLRSTTDRGVVSVLDSRLATKRYGQFLRASLPSFWETTDPDVVRGALRRLTAPGQSESKRS; encoded by the coding sequence GTGACGGGCACCGAGCCGGAACAGGACCGTCCGCTGTCGCTGTCCACAGAGGAGCTTCTCGACGCCGCAATCGATTCCCTCGGAGGCTCCCGGCGCTCGGGCCAGATGGCCATGGCGGAAGCTGTGTCCCACGCGTTGGAGACAGAACGGCACCTCGCTGTGCAAGCTGGCACCGGCACCGGTAAATCTCTCGCCTACCTGGTTCCGGCAATCCGTTACGCGCAATCGACGGACACGACGGTGATCGTGTCCACGGCGACACTGGCGCTGCAGCGTCAGTTGGTGGACCGCGACCTCCCCCGCCTCGTCGAGGCACTCGAGCCTTTGCTGCCGCGCACCCCGACCTTCGCGATTCAAAAGGGGCGCTCGAATTACCTGTGCCTGAATAAGCTCACCGTGGAGCAGGAGGCGCCCGAAGCACTCATGGACACCGAGGATGTCTCGTGGTTGGGGCGTCACATTAAGCGTGTCCACGAGTGGGCGGACGAGACGGGAACGGGAGACCGCGATGAGCTTGAACCCGGTGTTCCGGACGCCGCCTGGCGCCAAGTCTCCGTCACCGCGACAGAGTGCGTGGGCGCGACGCGTTGCCCACACGGCGAGGAGTGCTTCGCAGAAGCCGCGCGGCGACGCACACAGGACGTCGACGTCGTGGTCACCAACCACGCACTGCTTGCCATCGACGCCATGTCGGATGCGAATATCCTCCCCGACCACGACGTGGTGATCATCGACGAGGCGCACGAACTCGACGGCCGAGTCACCTCCGTGGCCACGAACGAGCTTTCTGCCCGTGCGCTCACACTCGCCGCGCGCCGCGCCGGGAAGCTCAAAGCAAAGACCGAGCAAAGCAAGCTCGAAGAGCTTATCGACGACTTCTCCGCCGTGCTTGACCTCGAATCCCCCGGCAGATGGGAGACGATCTCAGACCCTGCCCGCGCCTCCTTCGTCGCGGTGCGCGACGCGCTGTGGCGGACCCGCGAGACAATCGCCCGCGGCCCGGAGGGGGAATCCACCAATGCCCCGGAAACATTCGCCGAGCGGGAAAACCTGAAGAACCACCTGACCGAATTGCACGATTCGCTCGTCCGCATTCTGGAGGTCTTCGACGAGGAGGACCCGGCGAAGCATTTCGATGTTGTCTGGCTCACCCGTTCAGAACGCTACGGCGATTCTGTAGCGGTCGCCCCGCTGTCGGTATCTGCGCTGCTACGCGAGAGGCTGTTCAGTGAGCAGACCGTGGTGCTTGCCTCAGCCACGCTGGCAGTCGGCGGCAACTTCCGAGCCATGGCCGCCAACTGGGGGCTGCCCGACGGCTCGTGGGACAGCTTGGACGCCGGCACTCCCTTCGACCCCCGCACCAGCGGCATCCTCTACATTGCCAAACATCTCCCGCCACCGGGCCGGGACGGACTGCACCCCGCCACACTCGAAGAAATGGCCGAGCTGATTACTGCGGCGGGAGGTAGGACTCTGGGGCTCTTCTCATCCAAACGCGCGGCAGTGGAAGCTGCAGAAGCGCTACGCACGCGCCTGCCCTTCGACATTCTCGTCCAGGGCGACGATTCCATTGGTGCCCTGGTCAAGGAGTTCACCAACAACGAGAATTCCTGTCTTTTCGGCACCCTCACCCTGTGGCAGGGTGTGGACGTTCCAGGCAGCTCACTGTCCCAGGTAATCATCGACCGCATTCCCTTTCCCCGCCCCGACGACCCGCTGCTGCAGGCACGCAGCAACGCTGCTGACGCCGCAGGCCGCTCCGGCTTCATGGAAGTCTCCGCCACCCACGCCGCCCTTTTGCTCGCTCAAGGTACCGGGCGTCTGCTGCGCAGCACCACCGACAGAGGCGTCGTCTCTGTTCTGGATAGCCGCCTCGCCACAAAGCGCTACGGGCAGTTCCTCCGAGCCTCGCTTCCCAGTTTCTGGGAGACAACCGACCCCGACGTCGTGCGCGGCGCCCTGCGCCGCCTCACCGCCCCGGGGCAAAGCGAATCGAAGCGCAGCTAA
- a CDS encoding peptidyl-tRNA hydrolase, translating into MGSELIDAHGFLCDSLSSPGRGAEDPDDPQTVQAMQIALHLPKADLPKRTEVLAAAAQAVVEVCLDSRAAHPGSWRDALEQWYGHRIRKIARRARGAAWDGVQALPGCTAVVRGATARAFIPSAVAEVPHAISKLQIRGTDLPLEEDSPGETGIPTIAVDASLEMTAGKAAAQAGHGSMLLAAALSGEAVVEWAADGFPLQVREVPRSVFADLAEHPAAVAVQDSGFTEVAPGSTTVVALPGRYS; encoded by the coding sequence ATGGGCAGCGAGCTTATCGACGCCCACGGGTTCCTCTGCGACAGCTTGTCCTCCCCGGGGCGGGGCGCCGAGGACCCAGACGACCCGCAAACCGTGCAGGCGATGCAGATCGCGCTGCACCTGCCCAAGGCGGATCTACCCAAACGCACGGAAGTACTCGCGGCGGCTGCGCAGGCTGTCGTGGAGGTGTGCCTCGACTCGAGGGCTGCGCATCCGGGCTCGTGGCGCGACGCCCTTGAACAGTGGTACGGCCATCGGATCCGGAAGATCGCCCGCCGTGCCCGTGGCGCAGCCTGGGACGGGGTGCAGGCGTTGCCGGGCTGCACTGCTGTGGTCAGAGGCGCGACCGCCCGCGCCTTCATCCCGTCGGCGGTGGCGGAGGTGCCGCATGCGATTTCCAAATTGCAGATTCGGGGGACCGATCTCCCGCTCGAGGAGGACAGCCCGGGCGAAACAGGCATTCCCACTATCGCGGTGGACGCGTCGTTGGAGATGACTGCGGGCAAGGCCGCGGCGCAGGCGGGACACGGCTCGATGCTGCTCGCGGCGGCACTGTCCGGTGAAGCGGTAGTCGAGTGGGCTGCCGATGGTTTCCCGCTGCAGGTGCGCGAGGTGCCGCGGAGCGTGTTCGCCGATCTGGCTGAGCACCCCGCGGCGGTAGCTGTGCAGGACAGCGGTTTCACCGAGGTTGCTCCTGGCTCCACGACGGTGGTGGCGCTGCCCGGTAGGTACTCCTAG
- the serB gene encoding phosphoserine phosphatase SerB, whose translation MTYAVRLQPELNYAVITVTGADRPGVTAAFFAILSQHGVQILDVEQANFRGRLALAAFAGVNPVAVETLRRDLEAAPQLADHTVLIETEAESLAPQRKRSTHAVVVLGDPVTAQAVSEIGRTLADFGANIDRIRGISDYPVTGLELSITIPGQGDEVSHTVRKALAELSSGLGVDIAIERAGLARRSKRLVCFDCDSTLITGEVIEMLAAHAGREEEVAAVTERAMRGELDFEESLRERVKALAGLDASVIDEVARDIELTPGARTTIRTLKQMGYRTAVVSGGFIQVLEPMAEELQLDYVRANTLEIIDGKLTGEVIGQVVDRRAKADFLAEFAQDSGLRMSQTVAVGDGANDIDMITQAGLGIAFNAKPALREVADTALNHPFLDAVLYIMGVPRHEIDVLNEEHGIDGKVALN comes from the coding sequence ATGACTTATGCCGTGCGATTGCAACCTGAACTCAACTACGCTGTGATCACCGTGACGGGTGCGGACCGTCCGGGTGTGACCGCGGCATTCTTCGCCATCCTCTCGCAGCACGGTGTGCAGATCCTCGATGTCGAGCAGGCTAATTTCCGTGGTCGACTGGCCCTGGCGGCCTTCGCTGGCGTGAACCCTGTGGCAGTGGAGACGCTGCGACGGGATCTGGAAGCGGCACCGCAGTTGGCAGACCACACGGTCCTCATTGAGACGGAGGCGGAGTCTCTGGCGCCGCAACGCAAGCGTTCCACCCATGCAGTGGTGGTGCTAGGTGATCCGGTAACGGCGCAGGCAGTCTCGGAAATCGGCCGTACACTGGCGGATTTTGGCGCGAATATCGACCGTATCCGCGGCATCTCCGATTACCCGGTGACTGGGCTTGAGCTGTCCATCACGATTCCGGGGCAGGGCGACGAGGTTAGCCATACAGTGCGCAAGGCCCTTGCGGAGCTGTCTTCCGGTCTGGGGGTGGACATTGCGATCGAGCGGGCGGGTTTGGCACGTAGGTCGAAGCGGCTTGTCTGCTTCGACTGCGATTCAACGCTGATCACCGGTGAGGTGATTGAGATGCTCGCCGCGCACGCGGGCCGTGAAGAAGAGGTCGCAGCTGTCACGGAGCGCGCAATGCGGGGTGAGCTGGACTTCGAGGAATCTTTGCGGGAGCGGGTGAAGGCCCTCGCCGGGCTGGACGCGTCGGTGATCGACGAGGTCGCACGCGATATTGAGTTGACCCCGGGAGCGCGCACAACGATCCGGACGCTGAAGCAGATGGGGTACCGCACCGCTGTGGTGTCCGGTGGGTTCATTCAGGTGCTCGAGCCGATGGCGGAAGAGCTCCAGCTCGACTACGTGCGCGCGAACACATTGGAGATCATTGACGGGAAGTTGACGGGCGAGGTCATCGGTCAGGTTGTGGACCGGCGGGCGAAAGCTGATTTCCTTGCCGAGTTCGCCCAGGACTCTGGTTTACGCATGTCGCAGACCGTCGCAGTGGGCGACGGCGCGAACGACATTGACATGATTACTCAGGCAGGGCTTGGTATCGCGTTCAATGCGAAGCCGGCGTTGCGCGAGGTGGCGGATACGGCGCTGAATCACCCGTTCCTGGATGCAGTCTTGTACATCATGGGTGTGCCGCGCCATGAGATCGACGTGCTCAATGAGGAGCATGGGATCGACGGCAAGGTCGCGCTCAACTAA
- the ctaD gene encoding cytochrome c oxidase subunit I → MTAVAPRLDNEVGTDVVPPVRPEPTGKARKGTRFYDLLTTTDHKQLGIFYIIMSFVWFFVGGLMALLIRAELFSPGLQFLSNEQFNQLFTLHGTVMLLAFGTPIVWGFANFVLPLQIGAPDVAFPRLNSFGFWITQAGIVAMLSGFLTPGGAADFGWTMYLPLADAIHTPGVGADLWILGVGATGIGTLASAINMVSTVLTLRAPGMTMFRMPAFTWTIFVASIIALMIFPLLTAAALGVLYDRKLGGHIFDPANGGAVLWQHLFWFFGHPEVYVLALPFFGITSEVVPVFSRKPIFGYIGLVFATLAIGGLSMAVWAHHMYVTGAILLPFFSFMTFLIAVPTGVKFFNWVGTMWNGHLTFETPMIWAMGFLFTFLFGGLTGIMLASPPLDFQLADTYFLVAHFHYTLFGTVVFASCAGIYFWFPKMTGRMLDETLGKWHFWLTFIGFNMTFLIQHWLGNMGMPRRYADYLDSDGFTLLNQISTVGSLILGIAFLPFIWNVYKSWRYGEIVTVDDPWGYGNSLEWATTCPPPSHNFDSLPRIRSERPAFELHYPHMVETMRREAHTGHHDPRSEATTPNETNGGARSTRTAETVRTETVTTVRPAEGRGPASGSTKVTD, encoded by the coding sequence ATGACTGCTGTGGCACCACGGCTCGACAACGAGGTCGGTACCGACGTTGTCCCCCCGGTCCGGCCAGAGCCGACCGGAAAGGCACGTAAAGGCACCCGTTTTTACGACCTGCTGACCACCACAGACCACAAACAGCTGGGCATCTTCTACATCATCATGTCCTTTGTGTGGTTCTTCGTCGGTGGTCTTATGGCCCTGTTGATCCGCGCGGAGCTCTTCTCCCCGGGTCTCCAGTTCCTGTCCAACGAACAGTTCAACCAGCTGTTCACTCTTCACGGCACGGTGATGCTGCTGGCGTTCGGTACCCCGATCGTCTGGGGCTTCGCCAACTTCGTGCTTCCGCTCCAGATCGGCGCACCGGACGTGGCTTTCCCGCGTCTGAACTCGTTCGGTTTCTGGATCACTCAGGCCGGTATCGTGGCTATGCTCTCCGGCTTCCTCACCCCGGGCGGCGCCGCTGACTTCGGCTGGACCATGTACCTGCCGCTGGCAGACGCCATCCACACCCCGGGTGTGGGCGCTGATCTGTGGATCCTAGGTGTGGGTGCTACCGGTATCGGTACCCTGGCGTCCGCCATCAACATGGTCAGCACTGTCCTGACCCTGCGTGCGCCGGGCATGACCATGTTCCGCATGCCGGCGTTCACCTGGACCATCTTCGTGGCATCCATCATAGCTCTGATGATCTTCCCGCTGCTGACCGCAGCAGCACTGGGCGTGCTGTACGACCGTAAGCTCGGCGGACACATCTTCGATCCGGCTAACGGCGGCGCCGTCCTGTGGCAGCACCTGTTCTGGTTCTTCGGCCACCCGGAGGTCTACGTCCTCGCGCTGCCGTTCTTCGGCATCACCTCCGAGGTCGTTCCGGTCTTCTCCCGTAAGCCGATCTTCGGCTACATTGGCCTCGTTTTCGCGACCTTGGCCATCGGCGGCCTGTCCATGGCTGTGTGGGCGCACCACATGTACGTCACCGGTGCGATTCTGCTGCCGTTCTTCTCGTTCATGACCTTCCTCATTGCTGTTCCGACCGGTGTGAAGTTCTTCAACTGGGTCGGCACGATGTGGAACGGCCACCTGACGTTCGAGACCCCGATGATCTGGGCGATGGGCTTCCTGTTCACCTTCCTCTTCGGTGGTCTGACCGGCATCATGCTGGCCTCCCCGCCGCTGGACTTCCAGCTGGCTGACACCTACTTCTTGGTTGCGCACTTCCACTACACCCTCTTCGGTACCGTGGTGTTCGCATCGTGCGCCGGCATCTACTTCTGGTTCCCGAAGATGACGGGCCGCATGCTCGACGAGACTCTGGGTAAGTGGCACTTCTGGCTGACCTTCATCGGCTTCAACATGACCTTCCTGATCCAGCACTGGCTGGGCAACATGGGCATGCCGCGCCGTTACGCCGACTACCTGGACTCTGACGGCTTCACGCTGCTCAACCAGATCTCCACTGTCGGCTCGTTGATCCTAGGCATCGCGTTCCTGCCGTTCATCTGGAACGTGTACAAGTCCTGGCGCTACGGCGAGATCGTCACGGTTGATGATCCGTGGGGTTACGGCAACTCCCTCGAGTGGGCCACGACCTGCCCGCCGCCGAGCCACAACTTCGACTCCCTGCCGCGCATCCGTTCGGAGCGCCCGGCCTTCGAGCTGCACTACCCGCACATGGTTGAGACCATGCGCCGTGAGGCTCACACCGGCCACCACGATCCACGCTCCGAGGCAACCACGCCGAACGAGACCAATGGCGGAGCTCGCTCCACCCGCACCGCTGAGACGGTGCGCACCGAGACGGTGACCACCGTGCGTCCGGCTGAAGGCCGCGGCCCCGCCTCCGGCTCCACCAAGGTGACCGACTAA